AAGAACAGGATCACGCCGGAGAAAAAGAAAATCGCCGTAATGATCGTGGCGATGCCTGGAGAAGCCAGCGTGCGACCGAAGATCAGATGCGCGACGACGGTGAACGCCGCGTAAACGAAGCTCAAGAGCGACAATGTCGTTCCTAAGAACAGGCAAGCGCGCATCGGCAAGTTCGTGAACGAGATCAAGCCGTTCAAGCCTTGATCGACGAGATGATAAAGCCGGTTCTTCGAGAAGCCCTTGGCCCGTGCTTTCCAGGTATAAGGAACTCCCACGGCGCGAAAGCCGCAAGAAGCGATCATGCCGCGAATATAGGGATAGTAGTCATCGAACTGACGCAGCGTGTCGACGACGACTCGATCTACGAGTTGAAACTCGCCGACGTCGTTGGGGATATCGATGCTCGCGAACCGGCTGACCAAGCGATAGTACAATCGACGCGTATTACGCATCAGCCAACTCTCTTGCCGATTCGCGCGAATGCCGTAGACGATCTCGTTCCCTTGTTCCCAACTGCGCACGAAGTCGACGATTACCTCGGGCGGGTCTTGAAGATCGGCGGCGAGCAACACGACGACGGCATCGCCTGAAGTGCTGAGCAGTCCGTTGAACGTCGAACGAAACGGCCCGAAGTTGCGAGCGTTGAAGATGACGCGCACGTTCGGATCTTCTTGCGCCAACCGACGCAAGACGGCGACGCTCGCGTCGGTCGAGCGATTGTCGCAAAAGAGATGCTCGTAGTCGTATTCCGGCAATTGCTCGGCGAAGACGTTGCGCACCGCATCGCGGCAATCGACGAGGTTCGCTTCCTCGTTGTAGCAGGGAGTCACGATGCTGATCTTTTTACGCACGATCTTATCCATGAAACTCTCATTCGGCTCGTAGCGATGTTCTTTTAAGCGGCTCTTGCGGCCCGATGGAGCGAAGGATCGGTCATCGATCGGTTCTGCAAGCTGCGGCACCAAGCCACGGTCCGACTTAATCCCTCGACGAGCGAAACGCGTGGTTGCCAGCCCGTCGCCGCTCGCAATCGCGTGATGTTCGCTTCCAATCGCATGACTTGATCGGGTCGGTACGGCACTTCGCCGAAGCCGATCTCCGCGTTGGGATCGATGGCGTCGCGCACTTGCTCGATGATTTCGCGAATCGTGGCCGTAGTGCCCGAACCGACGTTGAAAATGCCTTGTGCAGCGGGAGCGGCTAATATCGCGACGATCGCCGCTGCGACATCCTCGACGTAGACGTAGTCCCAGCGTTGTTCGCCGGCCGTCGTCGTCGGGCGTTCGCCGCGCAGCAGTTTCAACGCGATGTACGGTATCAGCCACGAGGGATCGTCGTGCGGTCCGTAAGCTGAGAACAGTCGAAGCCAAGCGTAGCGCATGCCGAGCGTTGCGCACAGCGCTTGCGTCTGTCGGCAGGTCGTCAGTTTGGCGGCGCCATAGAGTGTGGTCGGGTGAGTCGGCGTCGTTTCGTCGATCCGGTCGGCGCACGGTCCATATTCCGCTTGCGAGCCGAGGCCGATCCAGTGCTTCGCTCCGGCTCCGTGTGTGAGTCTCACTAGGTCCAGCGCGCGAGAAATGTTGGTCTGCTGCTCGGCTTGATTACGGGCCGAGTTCAACACCCCGTCCCAAGCGAGATGCACGACGGCATCCGGACGAAACCGTTCCAGCTTCGGGCCCAGGTTCGAGGGCCGATCGAGATCGCTCGTAACGACGCGAACTTGCGAGAGCAAATCGCGAATGCGGCTCACGTCGGAATCCGGTCGAACGAGAATCGCGACCTCATGATCGCTCGATGCCGTGAGGCAGCGCAGCGTATGCGAGCCGATGAAGCCCGTCGCACCGGTAAGAAAAATCCGCATTCCGTGCTTCCTTGCACCAGCGAAAGATGAATCTGCTTTCGTAACCTAAGCGGCATGCATGCCGACGGCACGCGATACGCCGGATTGTTTCGTGAGCGTATCCGTCGTCGTGGCTTGTTCGTAGTCGGCGATTTCATCGGCACAAAGCTCGTCGGTCGCGCCGGCTTCGGAGTAGAAGCGTCGGTACCAACGAGCCGTGCGTTCGACCGCTTCGCGAATTTGCCACCGCGGCTTCCAACCGAGCCGGCATACCGCCTTATCGATGCACAATCGCAGCACCGAAGTCTCATGCGGTTGATTCGGCTCTCCGGCATCGTGCCATTTTCCGCAGCCCCACGCCGCGAAGAAGGCATCGGCGAGCTTTCCGACCGGCCATTCATCTCCCGGCAGCGGCCCGAAGTTCCACGGTTCGCACCATCGGGCACTCGGCTTGTTCATCATTATCGTCGCCAGCGTGAGGTACCCGCTCAACGGCTCGAGCACATGCTGCCAAGGGCGAATCGCCTGCGGATTGCGCAAGCGTGCCGGTTCCCCTACAACCGTGCAGCGGACCAATTCCGTAAGCACGCGGTCGGGTGCCCAATCGCCCCCGCCGATGACATTGCCGGCCCGAGCGCTGGCGAGAGAGATGCCATGTTGCGCGAGTTGCTGAGGAGGAAAGAACGACTGTCGATAGGAGCCGACGACGAGCTCGGCAGCTCCCTTGCTGGCGCTATACGGATCGAAGCCGCCGAGCGGATCGGATTCTCGATAGCCCCACGTCTGTTCGCGATTCTCGTAGCATTTGTCGGTCGTGACGACGACCACGGCGCAGGGGCGCGCGAGCGTGCGCAGACTTTCCAGCAAGTTGACCGTTCCCATCACGTTCACGTCCATCGTTTCGCGCGGCGCCGCATAGCTGGTGCGAACCAGCGGTTGCGCCGCGAGATGGAACACGACGTCGGGCTTCGCGGCTCGCAGCGCACCGTGAAGCGTCTCCCGATCACGGATGTCGGCTTCGTAGTGCGAGGCGAGCGTTTCGACGACACGACTCACCGTAAAGTTGTTCGGAGCCGATTCTCCCGTAGTCGAATCGCCACGAGGAGGCGCGAGCGCGTAGCCCGTGACGTTCGCGCCGAGGCGGGCCAGCCACAACGAAAGCCATGAGCCCTTGAAGCCCGTATGGCCGGTAACGAAGACCGATTTTCCGGCGAGTGCGGCGCTGAACTCCGAAGTCATATTCCGGCCCATGCGACGCAGTGATTCGAGAGACCAAGGAGGCGTTTTCATAACGGGAGCCGCTCGAAACGCCGGCAGTGTCTGCTAGCAGCCGCAATTCACGAAGCCATGTTCGCCGTTAGCGGCAAGTACGATATCGCTTGCGTTCTCCATGGTCAACGACGACTTCGCCATGAGCGCGAATGGGGAGCCGATTTAAGCTGTCGTCGAAGACCGTAGTTGAGGTATGGTTGGGGCGACACGAACGAGCGTTTCGGAAGCCACTCTTCGTTGTTTGCCGCAACATTCTCTCAGCGCATCGGGTTTGCGAGTTGATCAACCACATAACCTCGGCATTCACGCCTCGTCGCTTGCTGCATCTGCTATCAGCCGCTTCGCTGTGCTATTGGCTGGTGCTGACGGTCGCAATGCACGTCCCGCTGAAGAAAGTGTCGCCGAGGCTGCAAGAGACTATTCCGTCGGATAAGACGATTCATTTCGTCCTCTATGCAGGTCTCGCTCTGCTCGCGATCGCGACGATCGAGCAACGAGCGTGGGTCGACCCTGCGCGACGACCGGTCACCAGACTGGCCCGTTACGGCGCAGCGTTCTTATTCTGCACCGTCAACGGACTCCTCGATGAGGTGACGCAGCCTCTGACGAATCGTGCTTGCGATCTCAACGACTTCATTGCGGATTGCATCGGAGCGGCGCTGGCGCTCGTCGGCTTCTATCTCTTGAGCCGAATCGTCGCATTCTTTTGGGATCGCCGAACGCGCGTCGCATGATCGATGCGCAGGACCTTCGGTTAGTATTGCAGCGCGAGCGCCCAAGCTTGGAAGTCGCGATCGATTTGCTGCCAACGCTCGTCGCCGAATAGCTCGCGAACGGTCTGGAGGCCCCGTGGATCTTTTTCGTGAGCGGTGCGGAAGCGGCGATAAAATTCCTGCAACAGTTTCCGCTCTTGCAAGTACAAGCAGAAGTAGCGCGCTTGCGCGTAGTTGAGGCCGACGAGGGGTCCGCGAAAGTCGTCGGAGCGGATGAGGTGTTCGAGCGACCCGAGTCGTTGTTTGCGAATCGCCTCTTGTAGGCCGGGGAGTCGCCAATTCGGCAGGCCTTCGATCCCTTGGTCGTTCGGCAGAAATTGCGATTGTTCGTAGAGCGACGCGAGACCTTCGTTGAACCAGTCGGGCACTTTCGGAAAATCGAAATCAAGCAGCGCATGCGTCAGCTCATGCACGAGCGTTCCGCCGCCGGTGCCGACATTCATCACCAGCGTCCGGCGATCGGCCTTGTAGTAGCCGTACACGCTGATCCCTTCTTCGTTGAAGAGTTGCTTCGCATAGTGGTTGTAGCTCTTCTCGTTAATGAAGAGCAGCACCGTGATCGGAGCGTTGGGAGTCTTTTGAAAGTAGTAGGTCGTGAGCGCTCGTGCCGCTGCGGCGATTGTCTTGTCGTGCCATTCGATCAATTCTTTTTCCGGCATATCGCCGGCGATCAGATACGGCGCACGCACTACGACGGCGCACTCCTTCCCGAGCTTCGTGCGAAGTTGCTCGGCGGCTTGCAGGCAATCCGCCTCAAGATTACGAACTTCGCCGCCTGCCGTTGTTCCGTTGCCTGCTGTGCCGCTTGCCGCGGCGGTCGGGCGTCGGATGTTCGTGTCCTGCGCGTGCAGCACATGGTTGCCGGTGATCGGCCCGCTCGCTTCGCGCTTCAGCCAATGCGAGATCGCGAACGACGTCGCGATGATCGGCAACGGCCCAAGCACGAAGATGGAGATCCGCCGGCGATCCACGCTCGAGGCCTTTCGCTTTCGTGATCAAGAATCGAACGACGCGCAGTTATGGAACGGACGCGCAGCTGTGCGACGACTTTCGATTCTAACCGAGCCGGCGCACGAAAGAAGAATCGGCCGTCGAATCGGCGGGTTTGTCTCGTGGCCGAGGTCGAGAACTAACGATTACGCCGTACTTAACGAGTACTTAACGAGCGACGATGCCGGCTTCGACACCGCTTAGCTGCCGAAAAACTGCTTCGCCATCTTGGCCGTTTCGGCATACGCCCCCCAGCCGCCGGCAACGGCGAGCCCGGCCACGGAGAGCCACAGAAAAAAGTCCCAGACCTTCCCAGGCGCGATGCGTGGGTCGCATTTCTTATAGCGAAAGTAAAGTCCGGCGACACCGAGCATCGGCAACAATACCGCTTGCGCCAACCCGGCGATGATGACCAGCGCGACCGGGTCCTTCGAGATCACATAGACGATCAGATTGGTAAACGGAAACGCCGCGCTGAGGATTTTGATCCAGCGCCGCTTCGTCGCTTCCGAAGTGCCGGTGATGCGAAACACGCCGAGCGCATCGGCCGCTACGCGGGCGTTGCCGGCCGTGGCGACGAACAGCGTCGAGTAGAGCACCGCGAACGCGCCGAGCAGGAAGACATATTCGCCCCAAGGATCGAACACGTCTTTGTACATCAACGAGAGCGTGTGAATCATGCCCGACCCTTTGGGCGACAATCCTTTCTTGAACAAGACGGCGGCACCGAGCACGTAGAACGCGACCGTGGCGAACGTATAGATCAGCATCGAGCACCAAGCGTCGTAGCGCATCACGCGCATCCAACCTCGCGCCCGCTCGGCCCATTCCGGGCTCCGATCGCGCACGCCCGTATAGCGAGCGTAACCTCGCTCGATGCACCAATAAGGATACGCAATCAGCTCGGAAGCCCCGACGCCGATGATGCCGAACGTCGCCAAAGCCACGGCCAGCGGGTCGACGCCGGTCACGGAGTTCTTCGCGGGGAGATAGAACGAAAGCCCATGCTTAATGTTGTTCCAGCCGATGTCGGCGTCGGAAAAGCTCGGCAACGCGAAGACGTTGAATATCGTTACCGCGGTGAAGCCCGCGACCAGGATCGTCGACACGTTTTGGATGAGCGAGTAGCGCCCGTTGACGAGCAGAATCGAGGTCACGATCGTGATGATGACGCTGTAGGTCACATCGTCGTAAGTTTGCAACGGCACATCGGGATGCTTCAGGTGCTCGAGGAAATCTCCGGTGATTGGGAACGTCATCGCCAGCGCTTGCCCGACCCCACCGAGAATGCCGCCGAGTTGGCCGATCGCGCTGGTGAGGAACATGAGGAACCAGGCCCACACCAACCAGCTGACGTGCAAGCGCGGACCGGGGATTTGGTCGAGCGCCTCGATCGTCGGCACTCCTTCGGCCAAGGCATACCGACCGAATTCGATCTGAATGAATACCTTGATGACGCAGCCGATCAAGATCAGCCACAAGAGCGTATAGCCGGCCTCGGCACCGGTCTTCGTCGTGCCGATCAATTCGCCGGAGCCGACGATCGACGCCGCGATGATCAGGCCCGGCCCTAAGCGGCGCAGGATCCCGAAAAGAGTCGTCGGCGGAGCGACGGTGCCGGTCGTGGGAGTGCGCGCGGATTCATCGGAGGCGGAGGAAGTCATTGCAGGGGAACCATGCGATTGCTTGCGAAGACATTACTGCCGGTAATGCTCGCACGATTACAACCGCATCCCGCCTCGCTGTAAAGCGAAAATCAAGCTTTCCTTCGGGGCGTTCGTCAGTCGGCTCCCCGCGCGCTTCACAGCGCGACCGGTTTCGCGAAACGATTCACCCACCGGCGACTAGCGATTGCGCCGGGCCGAGTTCACGGTCTTGGACGCGTTGCGGGAGAAACTGGTCGGCTTGTTCGTCGGTTGCGGCTCGGCGACCGGTTGGGGAACCGCCGGAGCCTGCGGGCTTTCCATGATCGTCTCGCCGGGCACGACCTGCTCGCCCGAGGTCGTGTAGCCCGAGAAAACCGAGCCTCGGCGTTCCTTGCCGCACAATTCGGAATTGCTTTCGCCCGGATTCGTCGGGCTGCAATAGTCGTACGAAGGGCAGCACATCGTGCAACCGCTCGACAAAATCGTGGCCGCAACGACGACAAGCGAACCGAGTCGGGTCTTCATGGAAAATCCTTTTCCTGTACCGCATGAGCGAGCGGATTCGGTCGGGCTCTCGAGCGGCGTCAAACCGCTCTGGGACCGATAATCCCGTAGGAGTATGATCGGCGGAAAAGTCGGCATAACCCGCACCTTTCTCCCAACCTTCAATAAGATTTCCGATTCATGGCGGCCGAATCTTTAACGCCGACCGAGCTCCGAACCGCAGTCGCGGCATTGCCGGCGGCTCGAACTTCGCCCGGAATTTCGCGAGCGTTCGCCGTCGCATGGAATTCCGTACGCGCAATCGGTGCCACGCCGCTGTTTTGCCTGCTGCTCGCTACGTTCGTGGTGCGGATCGGCGGCATCGATCGTCCGATCGTCAGCACGTTTGCCACCAAGAGCGCCGTGTATGCGATGGTCGCGCGTAATTGGGCACTCGGGCGCGCTCCTGTGTGGCGGCCGACGATCGATTGCGTCGCCGACGGCGAGCGGGCCTGGCATCTCATGGAATGGCCGGCGCCGGCTTATGCGGCCGGCCTCGGTTGGAGCCTCTTCGGCGGCTCGCTCGACGCTTGGGGGCGCGGCATCTCGATCGTCGCTTCGCTGTTCGCCGTGTTCTTCGTCTACCGTTTGAGCGAGCGCTGGTTCGGCGCTCGTGCGGCACAAGCGGCGGGCTTCGTGCTCGCGTTCTCGCCCGTGAGCATTATCTACGGCCAAAGCCTGCTGCTCGAAGCCTCGCTCGCGGCGTTGCTCTTGGCGACGCTTGACTGCTTCGATACTTGGCTCGCGACTCGAAAAGTCGTTTATCTTGCAGCCTCGGCCCTCGCTTGCGGCCTCGCAGTCCTCACCAAGATCTATCTGCTGCTCGCGGTCGTGCCGCTCGTTGCGATGCTTGTGGTGTCGAGTCGATCGTCGCGCACAAAACTTGCGCCACGAATGTTGCTTGCAGCGCTCGTCTTCGGTGTCGCGCTGCTGTTGCCTGCCGCTTGGTACTACTACGTCTTCACCGTTTCGCCGACTTCCGGCCCGGCAGCGGAATACCATCCCCTGAGCCGAGCGACGATTCATGGCTTTCCGCATCCCTTGCTATTCACCCCGTCTTACTACGCGCGACTGGGCATCGATCTCTTCACGGTCGTGCTGACGCCGCTGGGTGTATTGCTCGCCGGGGTCGGAATCATCGACGGACGTTTCCGCCGCCACTTGCCGTTGCTCGCCACGTTCTGCTGTCTTCCGATCCTCTTTCCGTTGAAGTTTCTGGTTGCGAACTATTATTACGTGGTGCTTCTGCCGGCCCTGGCGTTCGCCGTCGGGCTCGGTTGGCAGCGTTGGAACGAGCGATATGTTCCGAGCTTGCGAACGAAGCAATTCCTAGTGGCTTGCACGCTCTTGATAGCGCTCCGCTATGCGATCGGTCCCGCCTTTCGCACTCCGACGGAAGATCGCGGAGTCGTGGCCGCCGCCGAGGTCGTACGAAGTGCGACGCACGCCGAAGAACGAATCGTCACGATGCACGGTTCGACGCTGGATCTGCTTTACTATTGCGATCGGCCGGGCTGGGCTCTCGACGTCGCCGATCCCCAACTCTCCAAGAAACTAACGACTGCCCGGCATGAAGGGGCTCGCAAGCTCATCGTCGTCGGCATGGACTCGGTCGCGCGCCAGCCTGCGACTAGCGAACTTCTAGCGTCTCTCGTGCTCGAGCAGTCGGGCGACGACTGGCGACTCTACTCGCTGGTTGCTCCGGCGCCGTCTCCCGCGCCGTAGCCGGTTGTTTCGCACGCCGCAACGTGAGCAGCATCGGGATGCCGACCGCGCCTGGAACGAGATAGCGGAGTGCGGTCAACATGCCGACGATCGCCATCGTCGGAGCCGTAGCGACGTCGGCAAAGAGCCAAACGAGAGCGGCGTCGCGCGTGCCGATGCCGCAGAACGCCGCCGGTGCCAATCCTGCGAACAGTGCGATCGGCGCTCGTTGCAACGTCGTGGCAAGCGAAACATCGACGCCGCAAGCGACCACGAAGAAATGAATCTGCGCGAGATGCATGATCCACAGAAGAGCCGTCGCTCCGATCCATGCCGCGTAGTCGAACGAACGAGCTTGAAATCGGTTTACGACTGCGAGCAAACAGCCGCAGCCAATCGCTAAGCAAGCCCCTTGACCGAACGAGAGTCCTAAGAAGCCGATGCCGATCGCCGTGAGCAACATGCCGACATCGCCGAGTTTTTCCAAAAGCGCACGAATCGTGGCCTGCTTGCGCAGCGTCGGTTCGTTCGGCACCATCGCCGCTTTGGAAAAATCGCCGAGCTTGGCCGGAACGACGAGATTGAGGGCCGAAGCCGCGAGGGTTTGTCGCAACGATTCCGAATAAGCGACGTACGCCAATGGACGCAACAACCGCTGCCAGCGCCAAGCGGAAACGAGCGTCTGCGGTACGAACAGCAGTAGGCCGCAGATCAGCAACGACAAATCGATCGAGGCCGCGACGACGACGGCCTCGCGCCACGCCACGGCTCGGTAGAGCATGCCGCACAGAATCGTCGTTCCCACGATCTTCAACGCAAACATCGCCGGACGACGCCAAGCGAAAAGTCGTGCGCGAAGCGATCGGGGGTCGGCGGCGACAGCGGACGGCATGACGTTTCCTTCGGAGAACTTAAAACTCGCGCACGATCACGATACGCCGAGCCGTGTTCCATTCGGCGGCGCGGGAAGTGTAGTCTTGCCACGGTTGACGCAACGACTGCTGATAGGTTTCCGCCGCGGCCGTATAGGCGGCTTGCAAGTCGGAGGCGAACGCAAGACGACGCACTCGGATTTTCGGATCCGTGAGTTCGAGCGTGTCGGTCACTCGGAGACGGGACGCAGCGTGAGCAACGTCGGCGTCGAGAAACTCCAAGCCGCGGGTCATGCGCACGGGAGCCGAAACGCCGCCGGAAATCACGCGGCGTTGTAAGAACTGCCGAATCGCCGTTCGCCCCCAACGGCCGATCGTCCCCATCACCGTATGCAACGCGGCTTGTTTCAGCGGAGTGGCGCGCTCGAAGCGTACGAAGTTCAACATGCGCATCGCCGTGATCGTCCGAATCGCTTCGGAATCGGCGGCGGTGACGATGTCCGTGGCCGTCGAGAGGTCGTGGGTTTGCGAAACGGCGACGCGACCGTCGTCGAATTCGACGATCAGCCCGGCATCGACGGTAGCTCGTTTGTCTCGGAAATGTTGAAAGACCCCACCTCGCGCCGTCGAGACAACCGTGTGGCTCGTGCTATCGCGCAGTACGAAGAGTCCGGCTTCGTGAAAAATTTTCTGCCTGCGATTCGATTCTTCGTGTCGTTCGCGCGGCGCCTGTCGGTGGGGAGCTTGCTCCGCATACGCCTCGAATAGATTGGCGATACGGTGAACATACATCCGGTCGTCGTCGAAGTGCGCCGCGGTCTCTTGGGCCAGCGATCGCAAATAGCCGTGAACCAAGGTTGCGGCATGCTGATGGTCGCCGGCGAGAATCTCCATGCCGTGTGGATAGAAATGCCGTGTCCCTCGGCTCCCGTAGCAGCCTGCGTAACTGTCGTCGGGATGCAGAAACCAACGGCAAAACGAGACGGCTCGCCGCAGCGGCTCTTCCAGCCATTCGAAGCCCGGCTCGCGGAAGAACTTGGCTAAGCAATCGATCGTCACGGTTTGGTAGCCCGGGTCGGCCCCCTCGTATTCGGGAAACCAACCCTCGGGCGATTGCCAAGCGACGACACGTTCGAGCCGTGAGATCGCCGCTCGTGCGAGGTCGGGTCGTTGCGTCAGTTGGGACGTGCGCCAAAGTGCGAGTGCCGAGAGAGCATGATGATTCGTGAGTCGGCCCGACTCGTCGTGTTCGGCGATCCATGCGGCGCGGCGCGCGAAGAACTTCAGCAAGTCGCGATCATCGAGCTCGAGCAGTCGATACGTTTCGGTGGCCGCTTGCAGCGAGAACACCGCGGCACCGAGAGCCCGTTCTTGCGGATAATAATCGTCGCACGATCCATCGGCATGCGCGCTTTTCGCAGAGAATCGCAGGATCGCGATCGCCGCTTCGGCGAGCCTTGCTTCGCCATACCAAGTGTTGCCGGGTAGTCGTTGTGTGTAGGCAAGGGCCAACGGCAAGGCTGCTTCTTGATACATCTCGGACGGAAAGGCCGCCGTGCGATAATGCCAATACTGCCGATCGCAACAGCCATAGCTCGGCCCGAACGCGTTGCGATCTACCGAGGCGAGTATTCGCGGAATCGCGGGGAGTGCGGCGCTGAGATAGTGTCGGCGAAGACCGTCGTTCTTTAGCGCCGGAAAGTCGCGAGATTCCGCGATCACGATTCCCAAATCGGTAGCCATGGTCCACAGCCTCTCGCGTTGCGGGCGTTACCGCCGATGATGGGCCACGATGATTTCGGCGAGCAGCCCGAACATGCCGGTGAAGAATCCCGCGGTCAACAAGACGATGTCCGATTCTTGCATCGAGCCGGTTGCGTAGAAGCTGTAAATGCTTTTGGCGATCCCCAGGCCGAGCACCATCGCAGCGGCAGGGAGGAAGACGCGCAACGGTCGGAAATACGACACGATACGAACGACGGTATTCAGGTACGCCAGCGTATCCTTCAAAGGATGGAACTTACTTTTGCCGATTCGCGGGCGATATTCCGTCGGCACGTATTTCACGGTGTGGTCGTTCGTGAGAAACGCGAGCGTCATCGTCGTTACGCAGCTAAAACCATCGGGCACGGCCCAGAGCCACGGCAACATCGCTTCGCGCTTGAACGCTTTCAAGCCGGTGTTGAGATCCGGGATATTACGGCCGGTGAGGTAGCAGGCGAGCTTGCGAATGAACCACTTGGCAGGCATGCGCAACCAGGGCCAAGTTCCTTGCTCCGAAGTGCGCGCTCCGTTGACTTGGTCGTATTCCGGAAAGTATTTCAACAGATCGCGAATCGCATGCGCGGGATAGCTCCCATCGGCATCGAGCATCACGACGACATCGCCGCGCGCCTCGCGCACACCGATCTTGCGAGCAGCCCCGGCACCCCGATTCTCCGGCCTGCGAATCACGCGCACCGGGCAGCGAATGCAACCGGCGGCGAAACGCTCGGCGTAAGCCGCAGTGCGATCGGTCGAGGCATCGTCGACGACGAGAATCTCGAACTTGAGCGGCTCGTCTTCGAGCGCGACGACGATCTCGGCCAGCACGTGCTCGATGGCCCGCTCTTCGTTGAAAGCCGGGAGCAAGACGGTGACATCGTAGGCTTGCCGCGCGGTCTGTTCGACCGGCTCGGCTATTAACGCTCGGCGCGCAAGAATCCCTTCCATGACGGCTACCTTCATCCATGAAGCGGAAGCATCCGCAACTTTGATAACCGATGCCGGCGTCGTCACCAAGACCACTTACGACGCATTAAACGGCGTAGCTTCCGGTGCGATAGCGATGCCGGTTCTTTTCGATCCATTCGATCGATTCCCGGAGGCCGGTATCGAGATCGACCGCAGGAGTCCAGTCGATCAGCCTGCGTGCTTTGTCGGCGGAGCACAGGAGTTGTAAGACTTCGCTTTTTTCCGGTCGGCGGCGATCGTCGTTCGTCGTCACGTGCAGGTTCTTGCCGAGAATCCGACCGACCCGTTCGACGACTTCGCCGATGGTCACGCCGGTTCCGGTGCCGAGATTGACGACCTCGCCAAGAGCTTCATCCGAGGCTACGGCGGCGGCGATGAAGCCGCGCGCCGTGTCGCGTACGAATAGGAAGTCGCGAATCGGCGTAATGCTTCCCAGCCGGAGTTCGTCGCCGGCGAGGGCTTGCGTGATGATCGTCGGAATCACGGCCCGAGCGCTCTGGCGCGGCCCGAACGTATTGAAGGGGCGAACCGTGACGACCGGAGTCTGAAAGGAAGCGAAGTAGCTATATGCTAGCTGATCCGCCCCGACCTTCGTCGCCGCATACGGGCTCTGGGCATGAATCGGATGTAGTTCATCGATCGGCGTGTATTGAGCCGTGCCGTAGACTTCGCTCGTCGAAGTATGCAGCAGACGCCCGATGCCGGCATCGCGGCAGGCTTCCAAAATGTTGAGCGTTCCGACGACGTTGACGTCGACGTAGCTTTGCGGAGCTTGGTAGCTGTAGGGGATTCCGATCAGAGCCGCGAGATGAAATACCGTGGTGCAGCCTTTCACGGCATGGCACATCGCGGTCCGATCCCGAACGTCGGAGAAGAGCACCTCGACGTCGAGGAGAACCTCGGCGTCGACGGTCGCGAGGCTCCCTAAATCGCTTCGCCCATTGTAATGGACGACGGCGCGAACGGACGCCCCTGAGCGCACGAGGGCCTCGACGAGATGACTGCCGATGAATCCGCCGGCACCGGTGACGAGAACTTTCGTGCCCGCTAGTGATTTCGCGATCGTCGAACTCATGCCCGGCTCCGGTGGTCGAATAGATCGCGCGATTCTACGCGTTTTTCGCAATCGACCGCAAGGCGATCATCCGACCCGAGGTGAGCGTCGCATTAGCGCGTCGTCGTGCGCGGATCTTGCAGCGCGGTCATCACCGCCGGCCGGCGTTCCGATGTCGTGGGGACATCGAGGCGCGTCATTCCCAGCTGCGCGGCAGCATCGCTCAGCGTGCGACAGGCGGCAACCGAAAGAGGTGGGTTCGAGACGACGACGATATCGGGCCGGACGTGAACGACCTCGCGTTC
The window above is part of the Planctomycetia bacterium genome. Proteins encoded here:
- a CDS encoding glycosyltransferase family 39 protein, encoding MAAESLTPTELRTAVAALPAARTSPGISRAFAVAWNSVRAIGATPLFCLLLATFVVRIGGIDRPIVSTFATKSAVYAMVARNWALGRAPVWRPTIDCVADGERAWHLMEWPAPAYAAGLGWSLFGGSLDAWGRGISIVASLFAVFFVYRLSERWFGARAAQAAGFVLAFSPVSIIYGQSLLLEASLAALLLATLDCFDTWLATRKVVYLAASALACGLAVLTKIYLLLAVVPLVAMLVVSSRSSRTKLAPRMLLAALVFGVALLLPAAWYYYVFTVSPTSGPAAEYHPLSRATIHGFPHPLLFTPSYYARLGIDLFTVVLTPLGVLLAGVGIIDGRFRRHLPLLATFCCLPILFPLKFLVANYYYVVLLPALAFAVGLGWQRWNERYVPSLRTKQFLVACTLLIALRYAIGPAFRTPTEDRGVVAAAEVVRSATHAEERIVTMHGSTLDLLYYCDRPGWALDVADPQLSKKLTTARHEGARKLIVVGMDSVARQPATSELLASLVLEQSGDDWRLYSLVAPAPSPAP
- a CDS encoding GDP-mannose 4,6-dehydratase, with the protein product MSSTIAKSLAGTKVLVTGAGGFIGSHLVEALVRSGASVRAVVHYNGRSDLGSLATVDAEVLLDVEVLFSDVRDRTAMCHAVKGCTTVFHLAALIGIPYSYQAPQSYVDVNVVGTLNILEACRDAGIGRLLHTSTSEVYGTAQYTPIDELHPIHAQSPYAATKVGADQLAYSYFASFQTPVVTVRPFNTFGPRQSARAVIPTIITQALAGDELRLGSITPIRDFLFVRDTARGFIAAAVASDEALGEVVNLGTGTGVTIGEVVERVGRILGKNLHVTTNDDRRRPEKSEVLQLLCSADKARRLIDWTPAVDLDTGLRESIEWIEKNRHRYRTGSYAV
- a CDS encoding flippase-like domain-containing protein, which gives rise to MPSAVAADPRSLRARLFAWRRPAMFALKIVGTTILCGMLYRAVAWREAVVVAASIDLSLLICGLLLFVPQTLVSAWRWQRLLRPLAYVAYSESLRQTLAASALNLVVPAKLGDFSKAAMVPNEPTLRKQATIRALLEKLGDVGMLLTAIGIGFLGLSFGQGACLAIGCGCLLAVVNRFQARSFDYAAWIGATALLWIMHLAQIHFFVVACGVDVSLATTLQRAPIALFAGLAPAAFCGIGTRDAALVWLFADVATAPTMAIVGMLTALRYLVPGAVGIPMLLTLRRAKQPATARETAPEQPASRVASRRPTARARETLEVR
- a CDS encoding glycosyltransferase family 2 protein codes for the protein MEGILARRALIAEPVEQTARQAYDVTVLLPAFNEERAIEHVLAEIVVALEDEPLKFEILVVDDASTDRTAAYAERFAAGCIRCPVRVIRRPENRGAGAARKIGVREARGDVVVMLDADGSYPAHAIRDLLKYFPEYDQVNGARTSEQGTWPWLRMPAKWFIRKLACYLTGRNIPDLNTGLKAFKREAMLPWLWAVPDGFSCVTTMTLAFLTNDHTVKYVPTEYRPRIGKSKFHPLKDTLAYLNTVVRIVSYFRPLRVFLPAAAMVLGLGIAKSIYSFYATGSMQESDIVLLTAGFFTGMFGLLAEIIVAHHRR